GAtttttcagaaacaaaacactaaacaggaatttcactttcatttctcgATTCTATTTTACATAAATTGATGTttcatgtattgttttaatatgaaaaccCATAAAAAACTTGGTGGCCATTTTCTTGAGGccatggaaaatgttttaatacaaccaatttcattttaatataaacgCTCTGTGTGCAGACGTGGTTtacctgtgtttctgtcagCATGAGGGACGTGGCCACCTCAAAACGCTTCGGTCTGGACAGGTACTTGTTCAGTTTGAACTgatgctccagctccagcagctgctgactTGTGAAGGCAGTTCTGGGTCTTCTGCACTTCCCGAGCAAGTTGGACTGCgcctgagctgcaggaggaaaacaacatcaatctcacattttcattcagttttccCGCAGTAATCTGGGTCTAATAACGGTTGTAACAAGAAGATTGCCATGTCTTGGTGGTTATGTTGTAATTTCCCACATCCCTAACCCCCCTGTTCAGGCAGCAAGGTCGTCCACTTATGAATATGTCCATAGAGAAACTATTTGCCATCGCGTTTTGAACAAATCTGTTAAAACGAGCGAAACAAAAAGGCAGTATCTGTTGAGCAAACAGCATGTGGACTGTGGGTTTCACACCCCTCCGCCACTTTCCCACTGTCCATTATCTGACAATTTTAGTTCCTGTCTGAAAACCCATCACACTGTGACAGCCTGTTCATTCAGACATCTTCATATCTGAGGGAGAATGTGCACCAAAAACcactttatattgaaatataagATATTAAGGCCCATGCAGGCAAGAATGTATATCTATACAAGGATGCATGACAATCTGTATTCGCTCAGGATCACACACTATGTTCGTGCAGCATCACCACGGCCTGCGTTATTTTAGGGTTATTTATCATTCATATTTATCAGATAAATTGCCACATGGACCATATCTTTTTGCTTTAGATAAtcctgcctcttttttttctagCTGCAGGTAAATTGTCATAACACTCTGTAGAGAAACAGCTACTCACCATTGAAGTCAGACATTTTGGGCAGCATCATCCCGGCTGTAGAGACCCGGAGCCAGTGGTCCAGCTGGAAGGTGCTGGCTGTCAGTTTGATGGGATCACTGGCGTGGTGGTGATGGGAGCCGTGTGGATAGGAGTAGGACAGGGCAGGGTGTTGGCCAGTGAGCGCAGCAGCGGAGTAGGTGTACATGGGGTGGCCGTAGAGAGCCTGTGCGGGGATGCCTGCGGTGCTCTGCGGATGTAATCCAAGCATGCTGTGCGGGCTGTTGAGGAAGCCCGGTTTGGGGATCAGCCCGCAAGAGGACATCCTCGGCGGGGATGGCGTCTCGTTGCGCAGAGACTCGATGCTGCTGATGTGCTCCTGGGACGCCACGCTCCCGGACGacgggatggaggaggaggacagggaagTGACCAGCGCCAGCGGGGAGGTCTGCACCCTGGGTGTATCGACTGCCAGAAGCGCGTCGATGCGAAAGTTTTTGGACTTCTCCATTTGAGTCCCTTCGGTGCGCGTCCGTGTCGCTTGAGCTGCTGTTGAACGACGGAGGAGTCAGAGCCGCTTTCCCACCTCTCAAAAGTTATGATGTGGCCCGGAGTGTGAGGGAGCAGCTCCGTGTCACACTTAATCCTCGTCACATGGAGGCGATTGGTGCACCCGTCTGCAGGGGGCTGGTCCAAGCTGCGTGTGGGACCCAACACCGCCACTCTGCTGTAATCACTGTAAAGCACCGTGCTGCATGCCTGGCAGATTTCATAAGATATTACTGTTATAGGAAAACAACAAGGATCAGAAATATTTCATAAAacgacatgtttttttattatagacAACAATATGCATTGCATCAGATGGTCAAAGTTTCCAAGGTTAATATCCTAATAATGGGGGAGGAATTAATTAGCTTTCATAGGAATACAGGTGCTGCACATTTCTGAGGATTGATTGACACTATGCAATTATATACAACAATAAATACGTCACCAATTTAACCAAGGTCAGGAGAAGGTAGAGCAGCATCATATTTAGTATTCATACAAACATACCAATAACTTAAAACATAATATAACAGTCGatgtattcattttttaatctttcattttctttaaatccaaAGAAATTCTAATCATTTTTTATAATCATTCAATTATTTTACtccagattttttaaattcCCTTTTCTTGCTGACAcgtgtcttttctcttcttcatggTTCATCTCAGGAGAGAAGAGGATTAAGCAAACGTTTTCTCAAATTTGAAATCATACAACAGAGGAAAcataataacaattattaaaCGACACAACTGGTATTTGTTTCTATAGTATTTCTAACATATTTTGATAGCAAATCAAATTAATATACAAGCTGCTGCAATTGAAAGACCAATGCGTAAAACCCGAACATCTTGGGCCGGGGCTCTTTGAGAGGCCAACTGGGAAATTTAAGTAAAAGCCTCCGTCTGTCGCTCCCCAAACCTGGAGGTGACAGACGCTCACTGACTGGTTCTAATGGAGCCGTACAACCAAATCAATCAACTGGCACCCCTGTGCTTCTATCATGATATTATCAGCAAAACAGACTTGTGGATGATgcagaaaaaaatctgtaaaatcgTACAATTGTTTTGACCCTGTTATAATGAAATATTGTTGGTGTTTTTCATATTGAATACAGAATATTACGAAATTTTTACCCTAGATAAAAAGCCGGTTAGCAGTCAAAATAAGTCGAATTTTGGCACAATCTGCCACCGAATTTTTGGTAATTGAAACCCTTCATGTGTGATGAGGCGAGGGACGTAATTGGCCCGTGGCTCCTGGTGACTTGGGTCTAATAAGCCACTTAAAGTTAATGGAAGAGGAGGTCAAAATGAGAATTATTGACACCCCATGCCCTTAACCTGTCTACCAATAAAGCTGATTAGTTTTTGTCAATTCATCAGCCAGCCGCGGGACGTTTATTTGCTCGGGGGAAATCAACAAGTCACCGGGTAGTTTTCAAGTAAAGGATCGCCATTTAATTGTGGCCCTTGATGATCATGACCAATTACAGGATGATAACGGGGAGATTGATGTGGGTGCGGGATGTGGCCGCGCATGGACACGTGGACAAAatgggtagagagagagggagacaattCACCGATGTGGACACCAAACACCCAAACCATGCATGGTCTTTGAGGGGAAATTGCACAATGACCCAAGATGTGAGACTGAGGGGTCTCCGGTGTTGTTGGCACTTTGTCCTCGTGTGCCACTTTCTTTTACGCAAATTTAAATCTGATTATTCTGCTTTTAATCACAAGGATAACTGAAATGCAACCACTGGAGAGCGTTATTGATCATGACCAATTTCAGAATAATAACGAGGAGATTGatgggggggagtggggggtaATGGGTTCGCAAGGAAACTTATAGAAAATAGAACAAGAGAGGGAGACCTACAGAAACCAAACATCCAAACCTGTTAGTGAGTTGAACTGGCACAATGACGCACGACGAGGGGTCTCAAATCCTTTTGCCACTCTGTCCCCATGTGCCTTTTTCTTTTAAGCAaatttgtttttgatcattttggtttaaatcattgggaaaaataaaatacatccaCATGAGAGAAAAGCTGAGAGAGTTATTATGATATTGCGAAGGGCTAAATAACCACCCTCACCCCTGGACACACAGCAGAACCGAGGGAGTcttattttgtagttttcccattgattaaatgtattttatcagcCATCTtgcatcataataataattattattctaACAGTCGGACTCTTGGTCGCCGTGCGCCCGAGCCGCGCGCCCTGTCCCCACCTCGGGTTTAATTTCATTAAGGGGCCTCGCATGAATATTTCTATTAAAGCAGCGGTGAAATATGGAGCCATTTAGTATTGGCCTTCACCGATCAGCAGATTTATCGCTCCTTTTCATCACATCTAGGGGAGAGAAAATTAATAAGGCGCCCAAGATGGAACCGGACCCTAAAACCTCGGTCTCTCCTGAAAGCTGTTAATTTGCTCCGTAATTACTTCCACAATTAACTAAAATACAAATCACACTGACAAATCGGGAAAGCTTATATATTAATTACGTTCGGCAAACGTGTTCATTATGAAAAGGCAATTCCGAGGGACCTGCACTGTCTCTTTTTAATGCAACAAATACCTTTAGGTGAAAGTGGCACGAGTGGTCGAATTCCATGAAATGTGTGGAAGTGCTTATGGCTCGTGGTCTGATTTGTCTTCCTCATTACTGTCAGATGAAAGCCCCTTAATGTCAATGTCAATATGAGACAATCACCATTTATCCACAGCTACAATAAAGACTGAAAGTGACATCAAACTCTTCGTGGAATCCAATATCATCGTTAATTTGTCTCAGACAGTACATTGTGAATATGGAGAGGAAACGTGCTCACTGTTTTATATAGAGGCCCGATCACATCTTATTGATGAAGCCATTTGCCTGCAAGGGTCTGGTTCTCGTGCTTTTAAAGCCTTTATTCGTTCAGGCTATAAAAAAGCCAGACGAAATATGTCATCAGCTTGTTGACGAGATAAAGGCTGCAATAACAATGATGATAGCAACACTAATATTGTTATAAGACTAAAAGTGAATTGCATCCAATTTAAAACATGCATGCTCCAAATTATGAATGTAAGACAGTGATAATATTATGGCAGCTTAAATTCACCTGCTCTGGAGAAAATACCTTTAGTTTATTATAAGAAAATGTTATAAAAAGCaataacattataataataaaggcAGGTAAATCATAAATATGGTGCAGATACTTGTCTCCCGATTTTAATATTGTATATGTAACATGAACACTATTATATTCGGAGTGGAAGCCTCATTGTTGACTTCCATCATGTTCACATTTTATGGGCTGTATTCTCTTGCAGCTTATTAAAGTGATCGGATGAGGGAGGTTTTTGCTCTTTGCTCATTACAACAAGCATCATTTCACCTCTGATGCTGTGTCAGGTGCTGGTGTTGGAAAGATGGAGGGTCGTGAGGTAAAgcttttaattttcatttcttGCTGACTGTCGGAGAGTCATTGCATCTTTGGGGTAGGTATGTATTGGGCATGTAAACAATTCCTCTAGAAACTATTCGCTCTATTGTATTGGATTCAATTTTATTAGACATGTGAAATTGCTTGTAGATAAAAACTGACATAATGAAGCACAGTCTTGCGGCTAAGAGAATATCTGTGAATATTGGCTTATTGCATGAGGTCACACAGGTTATTCATCATGTATtatctttataaatataatataaacatcATAGACCTACTTTTCTGATAAAATGTACATGCTGCAAAATCCAGAtggattaaaatgaaataacaaaagGGCAAAATGCAATAGTCTGTAAAAAATGCAGAATAGTATAACACCAGCATGACAAATACCAGCAATACCCCAACTAATCTTAAGTAATTAGGCACTTATAGTCTTTTATGAGGAAGAGTaatatatatacagcaacattaTACCAGTAAAAACATAATTGTGATAAGAGAATGTATGGAGAAAATTTCACGGTTTCAGCCGTGGGCCAACAGGGACAGTTTTTTTAGCTGATTGACCTGTGATCACTTCATTGGGATAAATACCAGAATCCCTATATCCAattgtaatgtattttttttttttttttttcagataagAATATCATCATGGGAACATGTTGAGAGTTTTTTGTGTGGCTGTTTACAAGGTCAACCATGAAGTCTCTATCTCAATCCTTTGAGCGGACATGGGCGAAAAAACCCTGGACGTGTAATGATTCAAACAACTacagttcaatgacaacatgGTCAAAGCCATAAATTCTGTGATACTCAGAGAAACTGTACATTTGAATGCTTCAGAGCAggagtcctgcagcagatggtgTGGTCCGCATGGAGCCCTGTTTCTCAGATCATCAAGTTGGTCTGGAaatcacacaaagacaaaaaagactCAAAGATCCTTGATCCAGAGAGGCACTATTGCAAGTTGCcctaaatgttaaaaaaaaaacgtgtgccTTAGAGATCGGTGCCGTTTCAAGGGCAAAATGTGACTTTTCATGGCTCTTTTTGAAAGCATCTTTAAGTTCATGATAAATTACTCTATTTACATAATCCCAAATCTATTAGTGAACCGTTTACAGTATGTTAACCTTCATCTGCCGTATAGGAACCCAAACATGTGAATATATGTGGTTTATGTTTTAAAGATGACAAAACATATAATAGGTTATCTGTAAACAGAACGTTACAAGGTCACACACAGCTAAATgctgtatttatattaatatatttacagATTCATATCATATTCATCTTTTGTCAAGGGACAAGATTTGGCCCACAGACCACAATTTGTCCACCACTGATGTAGTGTGTGTGGGATTAAATATGTGCGTATAatgcaaattaataaatacagaaacaagCAAATGACAAAAGGGATGTAGAGACTATGTCTAACCTTAAATGTACTAAACTACTAATAATACCTCTATtactacaaataataataatttccatATTTAACATATCTTGttacacacgcacaagcacacacacacacacacacacacacacacaggttcacagAAGCTTCTCAATGGATCTAGTTTAGAGGCGGGTTTAACCCGTTATTATTGACGTTACTTCTGTCCAATCAGCGACCGGGGCTTTAGCCGGAAGCGGATGCAGTGACTCAGGCTCTTCCCGGTTGTGTGTTGATGtctgtagaggaggaggagaagcagaagacGAGTGGATTAACACCTGAGCTGCTCCTCagagttgttgtgtgtctgtcttaaCTGACCTGTCTCAGGTAAACGATTCGCAGGTTGTTGGTTCACGGCTCTCAGATGAGTTTCCTGTAATAAGAGCGGAGtaggaagagaaagaaggacCCCCCCCTGTAAAGTCAGCCTGTGTGAGTGCTTCGCTGCTGTGCTAGCTAGCTGCGAGTGCTAACGTCAACAAAAATCATGCTACGTACACATGTGTGAGCCGACGCTGCGACTTTGTCACGAATAAATGTGTGATGCGGTGTTCCCAGTGTTGTCCGGAGTCCAGCGGCGTAAACAGCGAAGTGTATTACCTGACAGCTGCTGAGTCATTAGCTAGCTAAGTTGACCGGCTAGCTAACTATTGTTGTGTCCAAACAGAAGCTGTTAGCCGTCGGAGTAGCTCACGTTGacctctctgtcttctccatAAGCACTCACACACGTTGAGGTACATGTGTTATATATTTCCCTACACGAACCACCAACGGAAACGTATCACCGTGGTGTAACAGTTTGAGAACACGGTAGCCCCTAAGTTAAAGCTAAGTCACGACCCGTCAGGACattgttgtctcatgttgtcactggtgtgtgtttgccctGCCACCGAGTTCACttcatactctctctctctctctctgtagaaaTAAGCTGCGACCTCTGGGTCAGTCCATGGGAAAAATCTAACAATGTTCAGCTTTGAGGGAGATTTCAAGACAAGACCCAATGTGTCACTCGGGGGAGCCAGTAAAAAGGTTGGTGTCCTTTGtcagggaggagatggaggggcaGGTTTCATCTCCTTCCCTGTTCCTCACGTCGATGATAAAGTATTGATGATACAGTATGTTTATAATGTTACTGATTAGGTcttctgttttgttatttccaGGAGGAGAAAGCTTCTCTGCTGCATCGCACccaagaggaaagaagaaaaagagaggtaAACTAACAGCCAGTTCAGGCACCAAAATAAGTTCGGAGATCAGACAACTCCGACCCCATCTGGACGTGGTCTCAGATGTATATGGCCATGCTATTTAGGCCATGTGAAGGCAAACCTGCCCCGGGCCTCAATTAACTGACCACCTACTCAGCTGACTTTATTTGTGATACTCTACTTAAATTTCTTTCTTCATAGTAGATCTTCATGCAGCTCATTGATTCATTCAGTCCTTCTTGACTTTTCttgccgctctctctctttaatgCTTGCTTGCTAGCGcaaaaacgcacacactcaaacattgtcacacacatctgtaaactcagactgggtaaacACAACATCATTTTGTCTTAGTAAACACAAATTTCGTGCGTGATTCTTTTGAATATAGAGCCGAGAAGTTCGATCTGATCACAACTCTGGTCGGGTTAAGTCTCTTTGTCACTGTATGGGTTTGTGCGCTCTCTTTGAAAGATCCATTGTGTCTCTGGGGAGGAATTTCCACAATTATGTTGCACTACTTTGCATATAACCCATATGAGTAAAATGAGTAAAAGAGTCTGGTAATTTCATCAGGTCTAAATTCTGTTCTTTAACCTGTTAGGATGAAAGAAGACGTCTGAAGAATGCTATCATCATTCAGTCCTACATACGTGGATACCAGGACTTGAAACGCCAGGTAAGTCTGCAAGACGTCCTTTTAAGTTTTCAAATATATCTTCCCTGTTTTTCTTAAGTCAAAAACCAAGTTTTCAAATTGAGTAAAAGTAGGTGTAGGAGCCATATATATGGCTTCCTCATATTCACTGAGGAAGTCATTGTTGTAATATTTTAGGTTTGTTACGGTGTGGTTCTTTATTGACTATATGACTGTGATTGATAAAGGTGCATCAGTAAAACTCTATAACAGGCAGGTGGCTTATGAATGGAGCTAACAGTGTGATGGTTTTGCAGACATAACacatgtctgtttatttgttaataaaGTTGGTATGATCTCCATGTTTTGATTTCACTTCACATGTATACTTTTCATAACAGGTCTgcttaaataaagtttttgcaATATTTTACCTGTGTTCTTTTTCTACCAGTATGCCATCCAGAGGGCCAGGTTTGATGAGTGTGTCAGTAAGACGCATGCAGGTGGTGCTCAGCATGTCTTGGACGGTCCTCGTCTTTGCCTCCTATCAAGAGAACTCATATTTTTTTACAGACAGAGGGTGGATGCACATCGATTGGTGAGGAtgcaaaatgtgtttaattctTAAGTGATTGTTGCAGGGATGTATTTTCTAGCTAGAGGCCAACATGCATACCATACAAATTTGTCTCCGTGTGTCTGTTTCTAAAGATATGGTTATGCCAGAATCTGGTGAAACACAACAGTCAGTTTGTGAAGCTGTTGGCGGGGCCACAGAAGCAGACGTGTACGTTTCAGATCAAGACAATCTTAGGCTTCTGCTGCAGGTATAGTCCTTAAAATTTATTATGAATTGATATATTAAGCTGCATAAAGACACAGCAAGCTGTTTGGAACTTTTCATAATCCTCACTGTGTTactctttcctcttttcatctcccaGACTCCTGCAGAACTGCAAGGACGACAGTTTAAATGTGGCGGTTCCCATGCGGATGCTAGAAATATTTTCTTCAGAGAGAACCTATCTTCCTGCTATTCCAGATCCTAACTATGTAGCTTCATTACTCGAGCAGATTTTGCACTATATGGTACAGAAAGGTATGTTAAGAGAGGAATTCACTGGCTTATTATTAAATGAGGGTATTTATATGCCTTGATATTACAGGTTTTAATGTAATAGTTAAGTTTGCTGTAAATCTTTTGGGAGGATGCAAAATGTTACTATTACAGACACTTATCTTATTCCACTGTTGCtaccacacagacagaaataaacaaacactttaaagCCGACTGCAACGCGGATGGGTGTATGGAGATGTTAAATTTCTGGTGGTATCATTTGATCTGAAGTGTTTGAACACTTTAATCTGTACTTGGGCAGTTCCCGCTCTAACTGGCGCCTGGTCAAGTACATCTCATTGTATTTACAATTTCCCAGAAGTATGACTCATTTTCAACAGTACTGTTCAAGATAATTCACACTTGTCAACATAATACATTTTGACTGATTACTAGCACTATGTCGGCTGCAGAGAGAGCCGGTCCTAGAGCCTAATTAGCCAGGAAAAGTAGCTTGCTGTTCGTTTACAGCTAAAACTACGAAAGTTAGGAGAGTAGTCTTTTTTGTCGATTTCTGTTTCTACTTTTCCCACTCTGTTTATTTAATACTTCAGCTGCTTTTTGAAAGTTCACTTACACGGAAAAAAGTTCAGTCAATTGACTTCCTTAAATTTTGGACTGActactgcaaacacaaacatttactaCTTTTAATATTGATGTAATGCTGTAGTATGTCTGTGGTAGATGTTTGTTGAAGTCATACGGATGTCTAGTATTCTGTTTGAATCTTATACCcgtttgtgtcttttgtttagGATACTACAGGTCGCTGTACATCCTTGTGAATCACAGGCTCCCTTCCAGTCTTGAGTACAGCGACgctccctctatccctctcgCAAGCACATTGTTGGAGCACATCCTCAAACCCCTGCACTTTACCTACTCCTCCTGCACAATAGGCGCAAGGTACGGTATCAGTGTGAAATCTGGACTGTTACAACAAGTAGTGGATGGAGTTTGGTGCTTCGGTACGAGTGAAATTTAACTGTAGCATTTCAGAGTGGCAGGACAGGAACATGACGAGCAGTGGCTTCAGAATAAATATGCTGAAGAACTGAAGTGGCATTATATGGTCAGAAAAAAGAACTCAGTGAACTCTAAAATAATTTTGTTAATTCTTCTTGGAGTGGGTCCACAAACTTATTGGTTATGACCAAatgtgggggaaaaaagggtTGATAATGGCAACGGCTAGTGGTGACTTGTGTCTGATGGtaaaattactcaccatgattctttgactaacaaacaaactgaacttTTTTCGGAGTTCCTTGTGCCGTATTTGTATCATTACTCTGTTGGAGAAGGTGAATCTCCCATCTTTACAAATAAGTCTTCACACTGTATGTTCATCTGTTGAGACACTTATAAAGTGCAGACCTCCCAAGTAGCTGCTATTTAGGCGAAGAGAAATATAACCTAATGTTTTCAGGAAGGAAAATTGTTTGCCCCTGGTGAATTCTTTTGGAATCATCCATTAAACTGATCGGACAAACCACAGCAGTTTTTTGTCCCCTCCAGTCAGTGGTGAAGCAGTAATTGCTTCAGAGACCAATTTACAACAAGCCATAAAATGCCCCCAGACTTGCTCGCTCGCCAAAGTGCAGAATATCAGGTTGTTTGCCCTCAGTTTGAGACATTCTTAATAACACACAACAAGAGGactccttttcttctttgaaGAAAAGCAAGGCGGGAGTGAGAGAAACTTGTGTACACACCGACTCCAACAGCTAATTATCTGACTTGACTCACCAGATGTGTGTGACTCAGCCACACAAAGCCACTCTGTTTGGAGAGACAACACCGAAGTACTCACGAAGTAGAAAGAGCAGGGTGGTGTTAGAACAGCCCCCTCCCCCTCGCTAGTTTCTTCATGAACATACTGCATTTTGTTCATATCAGTATTCATCTAATGTGTTAACTGGTCCAATGCCCACCTGTCTAATCTTTTTGCTTCTCTGTGGCCTTGTAGGCAGTTTGTATTTTCAGCCTTTACTAAGGAGTTCATCTCGGCACCATTTACTGAGCAGATCTTTCACTTCTTTATCCCGGCGCTATCGGACCTCCGTCTCTCATTCCCGTTCGAGGCCTTCCTGAGCTCCCTCCAGGGAACCATcgcctcctcctcagcagcacagAGCCAGGCACCGTGGATATTTTACTTTGTCCTCTCTGCAGGGGAGAACTGCTTAGgtaggtgcacacacactcaactgtTTGTACTGTACACTCCTTGtatcatattaaataaatatgactcATTTAAGGCATAAAATCAGTGTGAGACTAATTTATAGAGGTGAAGATAGAATTGTTATGTACAGTAATAAagatgggtgtgtgtttgcaggttcTCTCTCAGAGGAGGGCCTCCACCTGTACCTCCGGGCCCTACAgacgctgctgccgctgctgcccGTGTCGGAGGGCAGCACCAGGCCTGAGGTGAGCAGCGACTCGGAGGACGAGGATAACGCTGgaatccatccatcatcaatGCAGGtatgatgcatttatttattggaTATCAAATAGAATGTGCACAGGCCTTAAAAGAATGATGTTGTTTAAAGAAGTTATGCTTTTCGTATTTTCAATCTATGTTTGATTTGTACTTGTTACTAGCAGATTCCCTGAGTATAGATGTTTGAATCAGTTTCAAGAATCTGCTTTGTCATGTAATTTGGTTCATCACGTCAGGATTTGCTTTCAAAAAtgtctgacaaaaaaaacatacacacaaaaaccagTGAATTTCCTGTTAAACAGGATGAAATGGGACACAAATATGGAATTGGAATTGATTAACCACATGATAAACT
The window above is part of the Platichthys flesus chromosome 21, fPlaFle2.1, whole genome shotgun sequence genome. Proteins encoded here:
- the mnx1 gene encoding motor neuron and pancreas homeobox protein 1 — its product is MEKSKNFRIDALLAVDTPRVQTSPLALVTSLSSSSIPSSGSVASQEHISSIESLRNETPSPPRMSSCGLIPKPGFLNSPHSMLGLHPQSTAGIPAQALYGHPMYTYSAAALTGQHPALSYSYPHGSHHHHASDPIKLTASTFQLDHWLRVSTAGMMLPKMSDFNAQAQSNLLGKCRRPRTAFTSQQLLELEHQFKLNKYLSRPKRFEVATSLMLTETQVKIWFQNRRMKWKRSKKAKEQAAQDAEKQKGSKSGQEKSDGLEKSDYRSKTDSKNGRIKDFRDSDDDEGESFMYNSSDCSSDDERNRASDISPQP